The following coding sequences lie in one Carassius auratus strain Wakin unplaced genomic scaffold, ASM336829v1 scaf_tig00018317, whole genome shotgun sequence genomic window:
- the LOC113076018 gene encoding E3 ubiquitin-protein ligase CHFR-like: protein MPASTSYWTVWEGPSSYPLSTLQDQTDASDTRLGAVLLQGHDGEKHPVMFISRELTPAEQRYTTVEREVLAVKWAQIVTFHSRINKLVSGKHCKITRDENSGQVWLQDMSTNGTVINISKVVKKQTHLLQNGDVIHFVYRKHEPEENIAYVYQAIGPQESASQDTEVSESYGAFTPDANEALNVSDLHFKSMQRHDRNVSSDGRESGCPLPEPASAAVPTGVYSQ, encoded by the exons ATGCCCGCGTCGACGAGCTATTGGACCGTTTGGGAAGGGCCCAGTTCATATCCACTCTCGACCTTACAGGATCAG ACGGACGCCTCCGACACCAGGTTGGGAGCCGTCCTATTGCAGGGCCATGATGGTGAGAAACACCCGGTGATGTTCATAAGCCGAGAGCTGACCCCTGCAGAACAACGGTACACCACGGTGGAGAGGGAAGTGTTGGCCGTCAAGTGGGCTCAG ATTGTGACCTTTCATTCCCGGATAAATAAACTGGTCTCAGGGAAACATTGCAAAATCACTCGAGATGAGAACTCAGGACAGGTGTGGCTGCAGGACATGAG CACCAATGGAACAGTGATCAACATTTCCAAAGTGGTGAAGAAACAGACACACTTACTGCAGAATGGTGATGTCATTCACTTTGTGTACAGGAAGCATGAGCCAGAGGAAA ACATTGCTTATGTTTATCAGGCCATCGGGCCACAGGAAAGTGCCTCGCAGGACACCGAAG TTTCTGAAAGttatggtgcgttcacaccagacgcgaATGAAGCGTTAAACGTGAGTGATTTACATTTTAAGTCCATGCAAAGACACGATAGAAATGTTTCTTCTGATGGAAGGGAGTCTGGGTGCCCTCTGCCAGAACCTGCTTCTGCTGCTGTACCCACAGGTGTGTACAGCCAATAA
- the LOC113076016 gene encoding uncharacterized protein LOC113076016, giving the protein MPVRDDDVYFDCGAKVDVVDVQGLVLSPGFPYNYSSGTHCVWQFFVPVGHQLIMEMFDFDVFESHDSAVVDEVPDEGGTLASKSLGSPKEPQSALREDVKQVVIQEQSTKMEMTKVSNSDKMLSDAQASLPVENRNSISSQASRSSVDFISSSPRMATEAGDTVIRETQSPSFDACPHDVLYISDLITFSSRFCGSRRPSSSQLVFGSDDDMVEVIMELITTTHWGRGFALLFHYQNQTQAATSERQRSLLTSDSRTGVVLLGAVSGTVVFAVALAGILCVIFRPKLCAKRANASSSVSSEVPEGVLNSAADVSELQMVSPNHLEQQLRTVNDNNNLPLNRRLSHTGSSVKGACDMSEKAALEQFSSGLTELEVGTDEVFVIASAPISAHLPFSPHTQRERFLRHSDTGPSRPFDWSNPDQTSTSVTKSSQVGSTNSTRPRAWSVRTFQDLLPPLPQLHKKWCSWNSTSPFTKLVDSGLPSTAKVSGRGKVLSDAPLHNPADSCQSDSFTSNASYPLTEPAQRQRRLNSTINLRRSRFNAPCFGLLSGTSESSKGQANGITTPNMLSDTSQLQVKGQLSSVEDDHVTVPVFSISEEEDREPLVSEEHPEKLLQMNGQMFEGTKMPLLSKSQAPSIQPSSLVRGGRCGASETQDPSALSC; this is encoded by the exons ATGCCAGTGCGGGACGATGAT GTTTACTTTGATTGTGGAGCCAAGGTGGATGTTGTGGATGTGCAGGGCCTCGTTCTGTCCCCTGGCTTCCCATATAACTATTCATCTGGAACTCACTGTGTGTGGCAGTTCTTTGTACCTGTTGGTCACCAGCTGATCATGGAGATGTTTGATTTTGATGTCTTTGAGAGTCACGACAGTGCCGTTGTGGACGAGGTACCGGACGAAGGTGGCACGCTGGCATCGAAAAGCCTCGGAAGTCCAAAAGAACCCCAGTCCGCACTCCGAGAGGACGTCAAGCAAGTGGTGATCCAAGAACAGTCCACCAAAATGGAGATGACCAAAGTTTCCAATTCTGACAAAATGCTTTCCGATGCACAAGCATCTCTTCCAGTTGAAAACAGAAATTCGATTTCATCTCAGGCATCAAGATCATCCGTTGACTTTATCTCGTCAAGCCCACGAATGGCCACAGAAGCAGGTGACACTGTGATTCGTGAGACCCAGTCACCTTCGTTTGACGCCTGTCCCCATGATGTTCTCTACATATCAGATCTCATCACCTTCTCCTCACGATTCTGCGGCTCTAGACGGCCTTCTAGCAGCCAGTTAGTGTTTGGATCTGATGATGACATGGTTGAGGTCATTATGGAGTTGATTACCACTACCCACTGGGGCCGTGGTTTCGCTCTTCTTTTTCATTATCAGAATCAAACTCAAGCAGCAACAAGCGAACGTCAGAGATCGCTATTGACCTCCGACAGCAGAACTGGTGTTGTACTGCTCGGTGCTGTAAGTGGGACAGTTGTTTTTGCTGTGGCCCTTGCTGGTATCCTCTGTGTGATTTTCAG GCCGAAACTGTGCGCAAAGAGAGCTAATGCTTCCTCTTCCGTCAGCTCAGAG GTTCCAGAAGGAGTGCTAAATTCAGCGGCTGATGTGAGTGAACTGCAGATGGTTTCTCCCAATCACTTGGAGCAGCAGCTGAGAACAGTGAACGACAACAACAACCTTCCCCTCAACCGCAGGCTGTCCCATACAG GGTCTTCAGTAAAAGGAGCATGTGACATGTCCGAGAAGGCTGCTCTAGAACAGTTCTCCAGTGGTCTGACTGAATTAGAAGTAGGCACAGATGAGGTTTTCGTCATCGCCTCTGCACCCATCTCAGCCCATCTTCCCTTCTCTCCACATACT CAACGAGAGCGTTTTCTGAGGCACAGTGACACGGGACCCAGCCGTCCCTTTGACTGGTCGAATCCTGACCAAACGTCAACGTCTGTGACAAAGAGCAGCCAGGTCGGATCGACAAACAGCACACGACCACGAGCATGGAGTGTCCGAACCTTCCAGGATctccttcctcctcttcctcaactCCATAAGAAATGGTGCAGCTGGAACTCTACCAGCCCATTCACCAAGCTGGTGGACAGT GGACTCCCAAGCACAGCTAAAGTCTCAGGAAGGGGAAAGGTCCTATCTGATGCTCCTCTTCACAATCCTGCCGACAGCTGCCAGTCCGACTCCTTCACGAGTAACGCCTCTTACCCCCTGACCGAACCGGCCCAGCGCCAGCGACGCCTCAACTCCACCATCAACCTCAGACGCTCACGGTTCAATGCTCCCTGCTTTGGCCTGCTCTCCGGCACATCCGAGTCCTCCAAAGGACAAGCCAATGGAATTACGACCCCAAACATGCTCTCAGATACCAGCCAgctgcaggtcaaaggtcaactaTCAAGCGTTGAGGATGACCACGTCACTGTACCCGTGTTTTCCATCTCAGAAGAGGAAGACCGAGAGCCTCTAGTCTCAGAAGAGCATCCTGAGAAGCTTTTGCAGATGAACGGACAGATGTTTGAAGGCACAAAGATGCCGCTGCTATCAAAAAGCCAAGCTCCCAGCATCCAACCGAGCTCTTTAGTGAGGGGAGGCCGTTGTGGCGCGTCGGAGACACAGGATCCTTCAGCTCTCTCTTGTTAA